AATACTTTTGAACACTCTTTTGTAATGACTCGTTCTATGTCTAATTTACAAAAGTTGGTTTGGCTGTTGCCTTTCTACGTGTTTGGTATTTGCCTGCCAAAAGCGGTGCAGGGGGCGGATGTGACGCCCCAGCCCCGCCCCGCACTAGGCATGAATCTGGCCGGTCCGGCGGATTGGAGCACCGAACTGCCGTTTGTCGATGTGTTTCGCCTGTCGCGGGAATGGATCAGCCAGCGGAAGGGGGCGGAATGGGGCAAAGGGCCCGCGCTGGCCCTGGATGAACAGGGCTGGGTCAAACAGCTAGAGCCTGATTGCTTTGCCGAGACTGCGCTCTGCACGATCGATGGCGGCCATTACCCCAGCGGACCCTGGACTGTCCTTTGGGAAGGCGAGGGAAAACTCGAATTATCCAAAGGGAAAGTCACCGTTACCGAGCGTAATCGTTTGGTGGTCAATATCGACGCCGCTGGTGGGGGATTTTTTCTACGCTTGCTGGCCACCAATCCCGCCAAGCCGGTTCGTAATATCCAAGTTCTCATGCCCAGCGTGACCGCCGCCCAAGCGGCCAAGAACCCCTGGAATCCCAAATTTTTGAACCTCTGGCGAGGCATGGCCTGCCTGCGGTTCATGGATCTGCAATTGACAAATAACTCTCCCCAAAAGCACTGGGCCGATCGCCCCCGGGTTTCCGACGCCACGTTCACCCGCCGGGGCGTGCCCGTGGAGTTGTTGTGCGACTTGGCCAATCGCCAGCAAGCCGACGCGTGGTTTTGCCTGCCGCATCAGGCCGATGATGAGTATGTGCGGGAATTTGCCAAAGTGGTGCGAGAGCGGCTTGACCCCCAGCTGCGCGCGTACATCGAATACTCCAACGAAGTCTGGAATGGCCAGTTCGAGCAACACCGCTATGCGGGCGAACAGGGGCAGCGGCTAAAACTGGCCGAAAAACCCTGGGAAGCGGCCTGGTACTTTACCGCGTATCGTTCGGGACAAATTTTTGACATTTGGGAAGAAGTTTTTGGGGGCCGGACCCGGTTGGTGCGGGTGCTGGCCAGTCAGGCGGGGAACAGTTATGTCGCCGAACAGATTGTTAATTGGCGCGATGCCAATCGCCAAGTAGTCGAGGCCGATGTCCTGGCGATTGCGCCGTATATTTCGCTAAATTTACCCAACGAGGGCGAAAACCTTACCGCCGCGGAAGTCGCCCAATGGTCGGTAGAACAATTGCTTGATCATGTGGAACAACAGGCCTTGCCGGAATGCATCGACTGGATGCGGCAGCATCAAAAAATCGCCACGGAACGCGGATTGAAACTTGTCGCCTATGAGGCAGGTCAGCATTTTGTGGGCGTGGCCGGGGGCGAAAATAACGAGGCCTTGACCAAATTATTATTAGCGGCCAACCGGCATCCGCATTTGGAACGGATTTATACAGCGTACTTTGCGGGTTGGGAGGCTAACGGCGGGGATTTGCTGTGCTATTTTTCCAGCGTGGGGCAATGGAGCAAATGGGGAAGCTGGGGCGTCGTGGAACACCTGGACGAGGATGTAAACAAATCGCCCAAGCTGCGGGGGGTGCTGAGGTGGGGAACGCGTGTGAATGAACAGTTAAAAGTTAAGAAATAACAAAGAAGTACACAGAGAAATGCGCTTTCTAGCTTAATCTAACGCGGCTAGCAATTTGTAAAATGAGCGAAGAATTAATGGTTAATCGCGATATGACATAACCGCGTTGCGGTAGGATTTTTGGCTTTCGGTATTCCCTGGGTAGCCGCTGCGCGGCAACCCAGGGCTGAGTTTCGCAACCGCGTTGCGGTACCCAGATACCGCAACGCGGTTCTGGATCATAGCCCAGCGGTTGGAGCGCAGCGACTACCCTGGGTGAGAGGAAAAAATAAGGGTCCCGTACTCCAACGGAGTTCCGTAAATTCTGGGTAAACTGGGTAAAAACCGCGCTATGTTTACTTGCGATTGGTATAAGATGAAATAAACTCTGTGAAGATACTACACGGTGTTGATTTTCAATAGAACAAGTGAATGTGAAGCACGTCAATTAAGTTAATCATTTTTTTAATTGCAAAACGATAAACGCCCAAGCTGGGCGGATTTCTTTCAGGTATTTTCCCGCGCGGCCAGGATCGCTTGGACCAGTTCTTCCGGCAATTGCGGCAGCGAGGCGGCTGATTGATCGTCGTGGCTGGATTTGACTAATCGTAGCGTGGCCTGATAACTGTCCAGATAATTCCGGCATGCGGCGCAAATGGCCAGATGCGCGTCAAAAATCGCCTGTTCGGACGCGGGCAATTCCCCATCCAAATAGGCCAAGAGAAAATCCAGCACCTGTTGGCAGCTACGCTGAGTTCCAAGTTCCCGCAATTCCGCCTGTGTCATACCGCTTCCCCCTGAAAGTGCCGGTCCAAAATTTCCCGCAAAGCTTGTCGCGCACGGTGCAATCGGGTTTTAACGACCCCCTCGCTAATCATCAGGAGGTCGGCAGTCTCCGCCGTGCTCCGCTCTTCCAGGTCCCGCAACAGGATCACCGTGCGATAACTCTCGGGCAATTGATCGACCGCCCGCCGTACCAACTGCCGCATTTCAACCGTCACCAATCCATCCAGGCTCGACGCATTCCACGCGGGACCGGGATGCAGCCGGTGCCCATCGGGCAAGTATTGCGGCAATAAATCTCCAATCGCCGTCTCGGGATGTCGTTTTTGGCCGCGCAGTTTCATGAGCGCGGCGTTGACCGCGATCCGGTGCAACCACGTTCCCAATGTTGATTCTGCTTGAAAATTCGCCAACCCCCGAAATGCCGATATAAATGCTTCTTGCAACACATCCTGGGCGGTCGATTCGCAATGGATATAACGCCCAATAACCGCTAGCAGCTTTGGTCCGTAGTCGCGCACCAATTCTCCATAAGCCGTGGCCTCTTGCCGGCGCAGGCGATCCAAAAGTGTTCGTTCAGCTGAGTTGGGGGTTTCACGTGTCGGTGGGGTAGACATACCACCACCATAAACCACACCGCCTGAACTGTCTAGCGCGCAAATAACCTCTTCCCACGCTTGCCTGAAGATTGGATGCCGGTCGATAGCCTGGGGTTACACCGTCGCTGATAATTTGCCGATATCAGGGACTTTCTCCTAAGCCCCAGGGAAAAATTGGGAAATTTGGCGTGAAAGAGCCGCCTTTCGGCGTTCCCGCCCATTTTTTTGTAACCCGCCCCGGCGGTTGGCATCAAAACGGACGGAAAAGGGACACGTGTCCCGTTGGCTCAATGGAGGGTGGCTTTTATGTAAAGGCAAACCGCCGAGCCGCAATCATTCATTAAGGGTTTTTGGCACATGCAAGCGTATTTGAAAGTGGTCGCCGTGGTCGGCGTTTTGGCGGGATTGACACTTCCCCTGACGGGCTGCGGCGGCGGCACCCCCAAGGAAAAAATGGGTGACGGCAAAATGATGGACGGCAAGATGCAGGATGGCAAGATGATGGATGGAAAAATGGGCGATGGCAAGATGGAAGATGGCAAGATGATGGACGGGAAAATGGAAGACGGGAAGATGGGCGAGGGGAAGATATAGTTTGGCGGCAACTTGGGGTCGTATGGTTGATGTCCGTTGTGTCATCAAGGCGTCCCACGCGGTGGCTGTAAGTGGCCGCGTGGGGCATTTATATATGCCGTTTCCCAGAGTTTTTTCATCAGGAAAATTCGTCATGATGAATTCCACGCATGCCTGGCCCACGCCCAAGTGGCGGTTAGGGATCTGGTGTCTGCTGATTTTGCTGGCTGGGGGAGGGATATTGAGTCTGGCTGTTGGAGGGGGCGAGCAGAAAGAGACAGCCAGTTCCCCGGGATCAGCAACGGTCAAGCCGGAGGAATCGAGCATGGCTCCCGAGCTTACCGGACTGCGTACTTGGTTTAACTCCGAACCCCTCGAGCTTCGCAACTTGCGCGGCAAAGTCGTGCTGGTTCACTTTTGGACCTTTGGTTGCATCAACTGCCTGCGCAACCTCCCCCTGTATAACCAATGGCAAGCAGACTTTGCCAAGCAGGGCGTGGTCATCATTGGCGTCCATACCCCGGAATTTGACCACGAAGCCGATTCCCAAGCGGTCGCGGAACAATTAAAAAAGCACAAAATCGATTACGCCGTGGCGACCGATCCCGATTCTAAGACATGGGATGCGTTTAAGAATCGGTATTGGCCGGCGATTTATGTCATTGATCGGCAGGGCCACATCCGCCACCGCTGGGAAGGAGAATTAGAGCATAACCAAGCGGGGGGCGATGGGCAAATTCGGACGTTGGTGGAGCGTCTTTTGGCCGAACAACCTCGTTAAATCTGGCTCTCATTGTGCAACGCCACCGCGTCCTTTTGCTCTCCCAAATAACAATATCACAACCATGGACAGCACTCGACCCATTCCCGGCAGTCAGATCACTTCGGAACGGCTCTATTTCAATCGCCGGGATTTACTGCGGGCGGGTGCCATCGCGGCGACCGCCACCGCGACTGGCTTTGGTTACCGTTGGCTAAACTCTCCCGGCGGCATGGCTTTAGAATTACCGCCATTGCCCGGTTACACCCCCCGTGCGGCCACGCCCGCGGATTTGGCCAGTGGTTTTCGCACCACCGAGCCGGCCAACACCCTCATGCACATCACCAACTACAACAACTATTACGAATTCACGACCAATAAAGAGATGGTCTCTTCCAAATCGATGAATTTTCGCGCGCGTCCCTGGACATTGCGGGTGGATGGCCTGGTGCATAAGCCGCGAACCTTTGACCTGGATGAACTCTATAAGCTGTTTCCCCCCGTGGAGCGCGTCTATCGGATGCGCTGTGTCGAAGGGTGGTCGATGGTCATCCCCTGGAACGGCTTTCCCCTGCAACAGTTGCTCAACCTGGTCGAACCGACCAGCGCGGCCATGTATGTCGCCTTTGAGACGCTGCTCGATCCCGCGCGCTTTCCGGGCCAGCGGACGATGGTCCTTCCCTGGCCCTATATGGAAGGGCTCCGCCTGGATGAGGCCATGCATCCGCTCACGCTGATTGCCACGGGTATTTACGGGAAGGAACTCCCCGCCCCCAACGGCGCGCCCCTGCGCTTGGTCGTCCCCTGGAAATATGGCTTTAAGGGTATCAAGGCAATCTCGCGGATTACCCTGACCGAAATGCAGCCCAAGACCACCTGGAACGAAGCCGCCATGCAAGAATACGGCTTTTTGGCCAATGTCAACCCCGCCGTCGATCATCCCCGCTGGAGCCAAGCCACCGAACAACGCCTGGGCGAGGCGGGTCGCAGGCCCACGTTGCCGTTTAATGGTTACGCGGATCAAGTTGCGGATTTGTACCGGGGTGTGGATTTGCGTCGCTATTTCTAGTGCTCCGTCAGTATTTGGTCTTCGGATGGGTCGTAAGTCCTTAGCCCACGGTTACAGCGGCAAAAACCCGTGGGTTAGCGCCCAGCGGCTGATCAGTCAACTCGAATCTATTGCTTTGACAAGAGACTTTTTTTACAAAGTTCCGTGATTTGTTTCTGGAGAAATCGGCAATGTCCGAAATCCGCTTTTTTAAGGGAATGCTGTTAATCAATGCCGCCGTCCCGGCACTATTGCTGGCTTGGGATGCATGGTGGCGCGATCTGGGGGCCAATCCGGTCAATTTTGCCCTGCGCTCGACGGGACTATTAGCGCTGGTATTTCTCATTCTGACCCTGGCCATTACGCCATTGGCCCGCCTGACCGGTTGGAAAACACCCATCCCGCTACGGCGCATCCTGGGCGTGTATGCGTTTTTGTACGCCGCCGTGCATTTCGCGATTTTTGTGGTCTTTGACCGGGACCTAAGTTTGGCCAGCACCGCCAGCGAGATTGCCTCGCGGCTGTATTTGACGATTGGCGCGGCGGGATTACTGGCAATGCTGCCATTGGCGGTAACCTCGACTAATGGGATGATCCGCCGCCTCGGCCCGCAGCGCTGGAAATTGCTGCACCGGCTGGCGTATGTGGCGGCCATCGCGGGAGTGGCGCATTACATCTTGTTGGTCAAAGCCGATCTGGAACAACCGCTAGTCTTTGCGGCGGTATTGGCGGCACTGCTGATTTATCGGCTGGCGGCGCATTATTGGCAACTACGAAGTTTTTATCATGCCGCGCAGCGGACGGGGCAGGGGGGGGATCATCCTGTCACCATGGCAGCCACATCCGCTGTCTCGACAGTCGGCGGCTCCGGGGCGACACAAAATGGGACCGCGGCCGCCTTGTTGGGCAGGGAGGGGCACGAACAAAACACCCCCGCGACCGCGCGCGGAAAAAACTGGATGGGCCAACTGACCGTGACCCGCATCTTTCAGGAGACACCGCACGTGCGGACGTTTCGCCTGGCGGGGAATGGGGGTGAACTGCCATTTGATTATCTGCCGGGACAGTTCTTGACATTATCGCTCAATATCGACGGCCGTCCGGTCAAGCGATCCTACACGATCGCCTCCAGTCCCACGCGCGGCGCTTATTGCGAATTAACCGTCAAGCGGGAAGAGCAGGGACTGGTGTCACGGTATTTGCATGAACGCATACAACCTGGGGATGAGCTGACGGTCACCGCCCCGGGGGGAAAATTTGTGTTCACCGGCGAGGAAGCCCCGGGAATCGTGCTGATCGCGGGGGGGGTCGGCATCACGCCGCTCATGTCCAAGATTCGCTATCTGACCGATCGAGCCTGGCCGGGAGAAATCCATTTGATCTATGCGGTGCGCGACGAGTCCGATGTGATCTTTGAAGAGGAATTAGCCTATCTGCAAAAACGCCATGAAAATCTGCGGGTCTGCGTGACCTTATCCCAAGCGACCAGCGAACTGTGGACTGGCGAACGGGGACGGGTGTCGCTAGAGCTTTTGGAACGCAAAATTCCCCGTTATCGCGATTTTCCGCTGCACATTTGCGGACCGGGCGAAATGAACAAGGCGGTCAAGCAACTCTTGTTAGACGCGGGTATCCCGGCCGAGCAGATCCGGCAGGAATCGTTTGGAGCGGCCAAGGCCAAACCCGCAACCCCCCACGAACCCGCAGAGGCAAGCATGGCGACCGCCCCCGCGACAAACAACACCGCGGGGGGATCCCCACGCGGCGTGACGCGGCATGCTGCGCTGGCCGGGTCCATGCCCAATGCCGCGCAGGCGGCGACGACAGCCCCGGCAGCATTGTCTGCCCCGATGGCCAACCTGGCGCGAATAGAGTTTGCCCGTTCGGGCAAATCGGTCAGTGTGGGTCCGACGACAACGATTCTAGAAGCGGCTGAGCAGATTGGCGTGCCGCTGGATTATGATTGCCGTTCCGGAGTGTGCGGCACGTGCAAGGTGAAACTGCTGCGCGGCCAGGTGCGGATGGCCAACCGCGACGCCCTGGAACCGAGCGACGTCGCGGCCAATATCATCCTAGGCTGTCAGGCGGTTTGCCAGGGACCCGTGAGCATCGACGCGTAAAGCCTAATTACTTCCCACTCCCCACTTTCCACTCCTCACCATCCACTACCCCACTTCCACCAGTTTACTAGCCGGGACGGGGAATTGTCGGCACAGGTCAAAGACTTCGCCATGCAGCCGGCGGTGCATTTTTTCATCCTCCGGCTGGCGCAGCGCCTGCAAAATCCAGCCCGCGATGGTCTTCATTTCTGTCACGCCCATGCCGCGGGTGGTGAGCGCGGGAGTCCCCAGGCGGATGCCGCTGGGGTCCATCGGTTTGCGCTCGTCATAGGGGATCATGTTTTTATTGCAGGTGATGCCGCACTTATCTAGCGCCTGTTCGGCCACTTTGCCGCTGGTTCCCAACACCGTCACATCGACCAAGAGCAAATGGTTTTCGGTGCCGCCGCTAACTAGCCGCGCCCCGCCCGACAGCAGTTCCGCGGCCAGGGTTTGGGCGTTGGCAATGACTTGTTGGATGTACAATTTGTAATCGGGGCGGAGCGCCTCGCCAAAGCAGATCGCCTTGCCCGCGACCACATGCATCAGCGGGCCCCCCTGGAGGCCGGGGAACACGTTGCGGTCCAGGTCCTTGGCGTATTCGCTTTTGCACAAGACCAGCCCCGCGCGCGGGCCGCGCAGCGTTTTATGCGTGGTCGTGCTGACAAAATCCGCCACCGGCACGGGATTATGGTGCAGGCCCGCCGCCACCAATCCCGCATAATGCGCCATATCGACAAACAGCTTGGCCCCCACGGATTTAGCAATCTCCGCGAATTTGTCATGGGGAATTTCACGCGGATACGCGCTTGCCCCGGCGACGATCAGCTTGGGACGATGTTCCCGCGCGAGCGCCGCCACCTGGTCAAAGTCGATTCGGTGGGTGTCGCGGGTCACGCCATAACTAACAAAGTTATACAAAATGCCGCTGATGTTCAGCTTCATGCCGTGCGTCAGGTGGCCGCCATGGGCCAGGTCCAGGCCCAGCACCGTGTCGCCGGGTTGTAGCGTGGAGAGGTAGACGGCCATATTGGCCTGGCTGCCGGAGTGGGGTTGCACGTTGGCATGTTCCGCGCCAAACAGTTGCTTGGCCCGGTCGCGAGCCAAATTTTCGACAATGTCGACGTACTCGCACCCGCCATAATACCGTCGGCCGGGATACCCCTCGGCGTATTTGTTGGTCAGCACGCTGCCGACCGCCTGCATGATGGCGGGACTAGTGTAGTTCTCGCTGGCGATCATCTCCAGCCCTTCCTGCTGGCGATTGATTTCCGCTTCGATGGCATCCCAGACGGGGCGGTCTTCGATTTCGATAAAATTCATAGTGCGCGTGGCAAGTGAAGAAAACGTGTTAAAACCCTATTGTCGCCAAAGGGGAAAAAACGTCAATTGGGCGCGGGGAGGTAATCCTAATGCAGAATTCAGAATTCAGAATGCAGAATTTTTAATACAAGCTGCAGTTACTTATCAGCCGCCACTTGATTTACCAGCGACTCCCCCCGCTCAAAGGCGGTCAAATTGGCTACCGTGGTCAGGGCGATCTGTTTCAGGGCGTCCGCGGTAAAAAAAGCCTGGTGCCCCGTGATCAGCACATTATTAAAAGTGAGCAGCCGCGTGAAAATGTCGTCGTGGATCACTTTTTGGCTAAAATCCTCAAAAAACAGGTCCCCTTCTTCTTCATAGACATCCAGGCCCAGGTAGCCCAGGTGCCCCGATTTGAGGGCGCAAATAGCCGCCGCGGCATCCACCAGCGCGCCGCGACTGGTGTTGATCAACATGACCCCCCGTTTCATCTGGGCAAAAGCCGCTTCATTGATCAAATGATAGGTACTGGGTAAGAGCGGGCAATGTAGCGTGATAATATCCGCCTGGGCCAGTACATCCGGAAGAGATGCATATTGCACCCCCGCCGCCACACAGGCGGGATTTTCCACAACATCATGGGCCAGCACCCGGCAGCCAAATCCCAGTAAGATGCGGGCCGCGCACTCCCCTATTTTACCCGTGCCGATCACGCCGACGGTCCGCCCATGCATGTCAAAGCCCAGCAGTCCGGCGAGGTTAAAATTTCCCTCGCGGACGCGGTTGTACGCTTTGTGAAATTTACGATTGAGGGCGAGCATCATCCCGACGGCATGTTCGGCGACGGCATAGGGACTGTAGGCGGGCACGCGGAGAATGGTCAGTCCCAGCCTGGCCGCCGCGCGCAGGTCGACCTGGTTAAAACCCGCGCAGCGCAGGGTAATGAGCCGCGTTCCCTCGGCGGCAAGATACTCCAGCACGGGCGCGTCGAGTTGGTCGCTGACAAAAGCGCAGATCGCCGGAAAGCCCGCCGCCAGCTTAACGCTTTCGGGAGTGAGCCGCGGGGAATAAAAGACCAGTTCGTGCCCCGCCTGGGTGTTGGCCGCCAGCAGGGACTCTTGGTCATACGGTTTGGTGCTAAAAACGGCGGTGCGCATGGAATGAGAATTAAAAATTAAGAATTATCAATTAAGAATGGGGACAATGGTTGAAACCGAATTACAAAAAAGATCTTTTTGTTGTCATGCTTTCCCAGCTTATCAGATAGCGCATTTTTATACAAAGATGAGAATAATTTTATCGATAGCCAAGTGTAGATGGGTTCTAAAACGCAAAGCCTTTTTTCAAGAATACATAATGTCCGCAACAATTTTTATTTTTTAATTCTGCATTCTTAATTTAAATTCACTCCCCCAATTCACTCAGCAGCCGGCGGATTTCCCGTTGATAGCCCAGGCGTTCGTCGGCCAGCGAATCTTCTTGGGCTTGCAGGCGCTGGCGTTCCCGCGCCAATTCTTGTTCTTGCATCGAAAGCCTGGCCGCCAATCCCGCAAAATCCTGTTCCCGCTCGCGCACCCATTGCTCGAGCGTTTGTTGCCGCTGGGACAGTTTATGTTGTTCGCTGGGCAAAGCGGTGAGAATGGATTCCAGTTTGCGGCGTTCCTCGGCCAGTTGGTCGGTCTGCAACCGGTAAAATTCAGCCAGCCGGCCCCGCGCCCGCAATAGTCCCTCGGCCAGTTGCGCGGCGGGTAGCCTGCCCGATAACTCCGTGGCAATTTCCTCGAGCGCCAGGCGATCCTGTAGCAAGTCCCGCTGCGCCAGCGTCAGTTCCGCGCGTAATTGTTCCACCGCCGCGCGACGCGTCTCCAATTGTTGCTGAGCCACGTTGACCGCCGCCAATTGTTCGATTCCGCGGGCTTGTTCCCGCGCTTGTCGTTCGGCAAAATCCCGCTCGGCCAGGCGCATCTGGCTGGCCCAGTCGCGTTCTTGGGCCAGCAATTTATCGTGGCGGAGTTCCCATTCGCGGCGGGCGCAGTCCAGCCAATGTTCGCTGGCCAAGAGGCGTTCGCGGCGACCGGCTAATTCGCGCACTTCGCGGATAAAATGTTCCAATTCTTGTTCCAGGCGATCTGCGGGGGCAACTTCGCATTCTGCAATATCAAATTCGCCGACCGCACCGGCGGTCGGTTGAGTGTTTTTTTGCTCGGCGGCTCGGAGCGGGTGGGCGGGATCGCCCGTTGAGGGCCGTGCCGCGCAAGCGCCGCGCAGGCTGCCGATGCTAATCGGCTGGGGGACTTGGCCATCGAGAAATTGCCGCACGACCATGCGCAGGGCGGCCAGACGTCGTTCCAGCAGCTCCGCCTCCACGGTGAGGCAGGCGGTCTGTTCATGCAGGGCGGTACTTTGCGCTCGTTTGTGGGTTTCGTGGCGTTCCAGCTCTCCCGCGCGCTCGGACAGATTTCGTTCCCAGTCGCGCAATTGCGCTTCGCGGATTTCCAGTTCGGCTTGTCGCCGCGCCAGCTGGTCGGTGTCGGCCTCTAGACGCGCGGAGCGCGTGGCCAGTTCATGGTTGGCCGCTTCATAAGCCAGTTGTTGCTCGGCGCTGCGCGCGTGTTGTTCGCGCAATAGCAACTGCGTGCCTCGGGCGAATTCCTCCGCCTGGGCGGTTTGGGCCAAAATGTTGGCCTCGCGGCGGTCCAGGTCGGATTGACGTTCGGCCAGGATGCGGGCAACTTGACGGAGCTGCGTGAGCGATGATTGCCAGGCGTTCCATTCGACCGGAGTGGGCAAATCCGTTTCGCCCGTGGTCTCTTGCCAAATTTGCCGGACATTTTCGGCAAGGGCGGGGTCGGCGTCCCAGTCTTGCCAGGCGGATTGCAGCGCGTTTTCCGCCATCCGCAAATTTTCCAACAGGCGTTCGGTGGCGGGTTGCTCCGGGGAAAGCGCTTCCAGGGGGGATGGAGTGGGGGAGGCGTGGCTAAACTCCTGCGTAGCCCGCAGTAGACCCGCGGCCTGGGAATTGGCCTTGTCGGTCGTGACCGCCAGAGGAGCGTCGATATGGGGGGCATGCGCGACATGGCTCGACTGGCTTTGGCCCAGGGGATGCGCGGTATCCAAGCGCATTTCCCGTGGGGAATCGGCCAGATTTGACCCGCTTCGCGGGTGAGTCGCGGGATCGGATGTCGCTGCCATATCCACCACCCGTCGTCCTGAATTGCGTGATCGTTAAAGTTTGCCAAAGGGGAATGGCACCGGGATAATCGACGTTTGGCCGGACATACCTTAGCCAAAAGCCCGCGTCGGGGGGAAATAATCGATGTTTGGCGAATAGGCCCACGTGATTTCCAAAAAAAAACCGACATGCAAGCATGTCGGCGGGGTGGCTACGATTGTATTTTTTAAGGGAAGGATTCCCGCTAGCAGCTAGCTAGTCTTCTTCTGCGGCGTCATCTTCTTCATCCCATTCCTCGTCGTCATCCTCGTCATCGTCATCGAGGTCGTCGTCTTCTTCCTCGTCCCAGTCCTCGTCTTCATCCTCGTCGTCCCAATCTTCATCGTCTTCGTCTTCATCCTCGTCTTCTTCGTCGTCGTCGACTTCTTCCCATTCATCCTCTTCTAAATCGTCACCTTCTTCGTCTTCCTCTTCGTCATCCTCCCATTCTTCGTCCTCATCATCCTCGTCATCGTCCAGATCGTCTTCTTCCTCTTCGTCCCAGTCTTCGTCTTCATCCTCGGCGGCGCAAAATGGCAGCGCCACGGATGCGACCCGGGCCGTGGCCCAAGCTTGGATCGATTCTTCCAGCCATTCCTCGAACATCAGGGGACCAGGACTTGTGGTCATCAGCGGTTTTCTCCTCATGTAAACGTATGTGATTTGCAAAGCAATTCTGATGATGTGAATTACAGGACAGGTTCGCCGGAATCCGATAACGCCGCGGCCAGTGGCACATCCGCGCCGGTGGGGGACCGGCCATCGGAAATGGACGGTGCCTCCGCCAGGACACTGGATTTACGCAACTGTTCGGCCCGGGGCAGCTCGTCGAGATGCCGCAGACCGAAAACCTGCATAAATTTTTTAGTTGTTCCGTATAATAAGGGGCGGCCAAGGTCATCGGTCCGGCCAATTATTCGCACAAAATCCCGTTCCAATAACTGACGCAACAAGTCACCGCACTGCACGCCGCGAATGGCCTCCACCTCGGACCGTAATAAGGGCTGGCGATAGGCAATCACGGCCAGCGTCTCCAACGCCGGACCGCTGAGGCGAACCTCCAACGAGGTCTGCAGCAATTTTCTCAGCCATGGTCCAAACTGCGGCCGTGAAAATAACTGGTATCCTCCCGCGATCTCCCGCACCACAAACGCACTACCCGAGCTATCATAAAACGCATTCAAACGGCGTATCACTGTACGGGCCGCCGTCCCGTCTGGCAAGTCGGTTAACTGCGCAATCTTGCGGCTGGTCAAAGGTTCACGCGCGATAAACAAAATCGCCTCCACCTTGGCCATCACGGGATCGCGACGAACGGGGCAGGAAACGGGTTGGGA
The sequence above is drawn from the Pirellulales bacterium genome and encodes:
- a CDS encoding zf-HC2 domain-containing protein, coding for MTQAELRELGTQRSCQQVLDFLLAYLDGELPASEQAIFDAHLAICAACRNYLDSYQATLRLVKSSHDDQSAASLPQLPEELVQAILAARENT
- a CDS encoding sigma-70 family RNA polymerase sigma factor, producing MDRLRRQEATAYGELVRDYGPKLLAVIGRYIHCESTAQDVLQEAFISAFRGLANFQAESTLGTWLHRIAVNAALMKLRGQKRHPETAIGDLLPQYLPDGHRLHPGPAWNASSLDGLVTVEMRQLVRRAVDQLPESYRTVILLRDLEERSTAETADLLMISEGVVKTRLHRARQALREILDRHFQGEAV
- a CDS encoding redoxin domain-containing protein encodes the protein MMNSTHAWPTPKWRLGIWCLLILLAGGGILSLAVGGGEQKETASSPGSATVKPEESSMAPELTGLRTWFNSEPLELRNLRGKVVLVHFWTFGCINCLRNLPLYNQWQADFAKQGVVIIGVHTPEFDHEADSQAVAEQLKKHKIDYAVATDPDSKTWDAFKNRYWPAIYVIDRQGHIRHRWEGELEHNQAGGDGQIRTLVERLLAEQPR
- the msrP gene encoding protein-methionine-sulfoxide reductase catalytic subunit MsrP; this translates as MDSTRPIPGSQITSERLYFNRRDLLRAGAIAATATATGFGYRWLNSPGGMALELPPLPGYTPRAATPADLASGFRTTEPANTLMHITNYNNYYEFTTNKEMVSSKSMNFRARPWTLRVDGLVHKPRTFDLDELYKLFPPVERVYRMRCVEGWSMVIPWNGFPLQQLLNLVEPTSAAMYVAFETLLDPARFPGQRTMVLPWPYMEGLRLDEAMHPLTLIATGIYGKELPAPNGAPLRLVVPWKYGFKGIKAISRITLTEMQPKTTWNEAAMQEYGFLANVNPAVDHPRWSQATEQRLGEAGRRPTLPFNGYADQVADLYRGVDLRRYF
- a CDS encoding FAD-binding oxidoreductase, with product MSEIRFFKGMLLINAAVPALLLAWDAWWRDLGANPVNFALRSTGLLALVFLILTLAITPLARLTGWKTPIPLRRILGVYAFLYAAVHFAIFVVFDRDLSLASTASEIASRLYLTIGAAGLLAMLPLAVTSTNGMIRRLGPQRWKLLHRLAYVAAIAGVAHYILLVKADLEQPLVFAAVLAALLIYRLAAHYWQLRSFYHAAQRTGQGGDHPVTMAATSAVSTVGGSGATQNGTAAALLGREGHEQNTPATARGKNWMGQLTVTRIFQETPHVRTFRLAGNGGELPFDYLPGQFLTLSLNIDGRPVKRSYTIASSPTRGAYCELTVKREEQGLVSRYLHERIQPGDELTVTAPGGKFVFTGEEAPGIVLIAGGVGITPLMSKIRYLTDRAWPGEIHLIYAVRDESDVIFEEELAYLQKRHENLRVCVTLSQATSELWTGERGRVSLELLERKIPRYRDFPLHICGPGEMNKAVKQLLLDAGIPAEQIRQESFGAAKAKPATPHEPAEASMATAPATNNTAGGSPRGVTRHAALAGSMPNAAQAATTAPAALSAPMANLARIEFARSGKSVSVGPTTTILEAAEQIGVPLDYDCRSGVCGTCKVKLLRGQVRMANRDALEPSDVAANIILGCQAVCQGPVSIDA
- the glyA gene encoding serine hydroxymethyltransferase encodes the protein MNFIEIEDRPVWDAIEAEINRQQEGLEMIASENYTSPAIMQAVGSVLTNKYAEGYPGRRYYGGCEYVDIVENLARDRAKQLFGAEHANVQPHSGSQANMAVYLSTLQPGDTVLGLDLAHGGHLTHGMKLNISGILYNFVSYGVTRDTHRIDFDQVAALAREHRPKLIVAGASAYPREIPHDKFAEIAKSVGAKLFVDMAHYAGLVAAGLHHNPVPVADFVSTTTHKTLRGPRAGLVLCKSEYAKDLDRNVFPGLQGGPLMHVVAGKAICFGEALRPDYKLYIQQVIANAQTLAAELLSGGARLVSGGTENHLLLVDVTVLGTSGKVAEQALDKCGITCNKNMIPYDERKPMDPSGIRLGTPALTTRGMGVTEMKTIAGWILQALRQPEDEKMHRRLHGEVFDLCRQFPVPASKLVEVG
- a CDS encoding 2-hydroxyacid dehydrogenase — translated: MRTAVFSTKPYDQESLLAANTQAGHELVFYSPRLTPESVKLAAGFPAICAFVSDQLDAPVLEYLAAEGTRLITLRCAGFNQVDLRAAARLGLTILRVPAYSPYAVAEHAVGMMLALNRKFHKAYNRVREGNFNLAGLLGFDMHGRTVGVIGTGKIGECAARILLGFGCRVLAHDVVENPACVAAGVQYASLPDVLAQADIITLHCPLLPSTYHLINEAAFAQMKRGVMLINTSRGALVDAAAAICALKSGHLGYLGLDVYEEEGDLFFEDFSQKVIHDDIFTRLLTFNNVLITGHQAFFTADALKQIALTTVANLTAFERGESLVNQVAADK